One Fontisphaera persica DNA window includes the following coding sequences:
- a CDS encoding PQQ-binding-like beta-propeller repeat protein: MTERPAAKFLPSGLIVAASLALLWWAFGPTAPVTSRLPGQDGSEQAAKAAAAKWEGKLIPGAGQPADIPGSWPRFRGPNWDNICTDPTPLARSWPENGPPLLWKIDVGEGFAAAAIWNGRVYVMDYDRASESDALRCLSLTDGREIWRYAYPSKTKRDHGMSRTIPAVTEKYVVAIGPKCQVICVDPLTGALKWQMNLPREFGTEVPPWYAGQCPYVENDRLILGTGGSALVVAVDCLTGQIVWRSPNPNRWQMTHSSIAPFTFNGRRMFAYCASGGVAVVADGTGEILWETNSWKITIANIAMPLVIGGDRLFFSGGYNAGAMMVQLREQQGRLVGETLFRLEAKTFGAEQHTPILYQDHIFGVRPDGQLVCLDLNGKVVWQSGAANRFGKGPYFIAQGMIYLLDDNGTLTLAEASTAGYKPLARAKVLDGPDAWGPLAMVAGRLIVRDLWKMACLDVRAK, from the coding sequence ATGACAGAACGACCTGCAGCGAAATTCCTGCCCTCCGGCTTGATTGTGGCCGCCTCCCTGGCCCTGCTTTGGTGGGCCTTTGGCCCCACGGCACCGGTCACCTCCCGTCTGCCGGGTCAGGATGGCAGCGAACAGGCTGCCAAGGCCGCCGCGGCCAAATGGGAGGGCAAACTCATTCCCGGCGCCGGCCAGCCGGCGGACATTCCCGGCTCTTGGCCGCGTTTTCGCGGACCCAATTGGGACAATATCTGCACTGACCCCACTCCCCTGGCCCGAAGCTGGCCGGAAAATGGTCCCCCCCTGCTTTGGAAAATTGATGTGGGCGAAGGCTTTGCTGCCGCGGCCATCTGGAATGGGCGCGTGTACGTCATGGATTACGACCGGGCCAGCGAATCCGATGCCCTGCGCTGCCTCTCGCTGACCGATGGCCGCGAAATCTGGCGTTACGCTTACCCGAGCAAAACCAAGCGCGACCATGGCATGAGCCGCACCATTCCGGCCGTCACGGAAAAATACGTGGTGGCCATTGGCCCCAAATGTCAGGTCATTTGCGTGGACCCCCTCACCGGCGCATTGAAATGGCAGATGAATCTGCCGCGCGAATTTGGCACAGAAGTGCCCCCCTGGTACGCCGGCCAATGCCCTTACGTCGAAAACGACCGCCTCATTTTGGGCACGGGCGGCAGCGCCCTGGTGGTGGCGGTGGACTGCCTCACCGGCCAGATTGTCTGGCGCTCGCCCAATCCCAATCGCTGGCAGATGACCCATTCCTCCATCGCTCCCTTCACCTTCAACGGCCGCCGGATGTTTGCCTATTGCGCCAGCGGCGGGGTGGCCGTGGTGGCGGATGGTACGGGCGAAATCCTGTGGGAGACCAATTCCTGGAAAATCACCATTGCCAACATTGCCATGCCGCTGGTCATTGGCGGGGACCGGCTCTTTTTCAGCGGTGGTTACAACGCGGGGGCCATGATGGTGCAGTTGCGCGAGCAGCAAGGGCGCCTCGTCGGCGAGACCCTTTTCCGTTTGGAGGCCAAGACCTTCGGCGCCGAGCAACACACCCCCATCCTCTATCAGGACCATATCTTTGGTGTCCGTCCTGATGGCCAGTTGGTCTGCCTGGACCTCAACGGCAAAGTGGTCTGGCAGAGCGGCGCTGCCAACCGTTTCGGCAAAGGCCCCTATTTCATTGCCCAAGGCATGATTTACCTTCTGGATGACAACGGTACGCTGACTTTGGCCGAAGCCAGCACTGCGGGCTATAAACCGCTGGCGCGGGCCAAAGTGCTGGACGGCCCCGATGCCTGGGGCCCCCTTGCCATGGTGGCAGGGCGGCTCATCGTGCGTGACCTCTGGAAAATGGCCTGCCTGGACGTGCGCGCCAAATAG
- a CDS encoding glycoside hydrolase family 140 protein gives MKHETSPKLLFWLLLAALALASYPPAQAALPKLKVSDNRRFLATEDGRPFFYLGDTAWELFHRLNREEADRYLEDRAKKAFNVVQAVALAELDGLNAPNAYGHRPLVNNNPLQPDIKEGPNNDYWDHVDYIINKANSLGIYVGLLPTWGDKWNKKWGVGGLQFTPDMAAAYGEWLGKRYRDKGIIWILGGDRPVENDEHRGIIRAMARGLRQGDGGAHLITFHPPGGAGSSQWFHQEDWLDFNMRQNGHAVDYTGRYDQTRADYNRTPIKPVIDGEPIYEDHPINFAADKQGHSTAADVRRPFYWDVFSGACGHTYGHHSVWQMWATHHQPINNPLMPWHEAIQQPGAAQMQHGKHLILSRPYFTRIPDDDVIVTDRVATSVPGAGRYRFVATRDSAGSYAMVYAPLGRAFKVRMNKITGPTVRAWWFNPRTGAAQRIGEFPSTGERTFVPPDPGEVLDWVLVLDDAAKNYPPPGQIQ, from the coding sequence ATGAAACACGAAACATCCCCAAAGCTGTTGTTTTGGCTCTTGCTCGCAGCTCTGGCCCTGGCCTCCTACCCGCCTGCACAGGCTGCCTTGCCCAAGTTGAAAGTTAGTGACAACCGCCGTTTTCTGGCCACCGAAGACGGGCGTCCTTTCTTTTACCTTGGCGATACCGCTTGGGAGCTTTTTCACCGGCTCAACCGCGAGGAGGCGGATCGTTACCTCGAGGACCGCGCCAAAAAAGCATTCAATGTGGTCCAAGCTGTGGCTTTGGCGGAGTTGGACGGTCTGAATGCTCCCAACGCTTATGGCCATCGCCCCTTGGTGAACAACAATCCCTTGCAGCCCGACATCAAAGAGGGCCCCAACAACGATTATTGGGACCACGTGGACTATATCATCAACAAGGCCAACAGCCTGGGCATTTATGTTGGCCTCCTGCCTACCTGGGGAGATAAATGGAATAAAAAATGGGGTGTGGGCGGCCTGCAATTTACTCCCGATATGGCGGCGGCCTACGGCGAGTGGCTCGGCAAACGCTATCGCGACAAGGGCATCATCTGGATTCTCGGCGGCGACCGGCCCGTGGAAAACGACGAGCACCGCGGCATCATTCGCGCCATGGCCCGCGGCCTGCGCCAGGGTGACGGCGGCGCGCATCTCATAACCTTTCATCCGCCCGGCGGCGCGGGCTCTTCCCAATGGTTTCATCAGGAGGACTGGCTGGACTTCAACATGCGCCAAAATGGTCATGCCGTTGATTACACCGGCCGTTATGACCAAACCCGCGCCGATTATAACCGCACTCCCATCAAGCCGGTGATTGATGGTGAGCCCATTTACGAAGACCACCCCATAAATTTTGCGGCGGATAAACAGGGCCATTCCACCGCGGCCGATGTCCGCCGGCCTTTTTACTGGGATGTTTTTTCCGGCGCCTGTGGCCATACCTATGGCCATCATTCCGTCTGGCAGATGTGGGCCACCCACCACCAGCCCATCAACAATCCCCTCATGCCGTGGCACGAGGCCATCCAGCAACCGGGCGCGGCCCAGATGCAACATGGCAAGCATCTGATTCTTTCCCGGCCCTATTTTACCCGCATCCCGGATGACGACGTGATTGTGACCGACCGGGTGGCCACCTCGGTGCCCGGGGCCGGCCGCTACCGTTTTGTGGCCACGCGGGATAGCGCTGGCAGTTACGCCATGGTCTATGCCCCGCTGGGCCGGGCCTTCAAAGTGCGCATGAACAAAATTACCGGCCCCACCGTGCGCGCCTGGTGGTTCAATCCCCGCACCGGCGCCGCCCAGCGCATCGGCGAGTTTCCCAGCACCGGCGAACGCACGTTTGTGCCGCCTGACCCGGGCGAGGTCCTCGACTGGGTGCTGGTGCTGGATGATGCCGCCAAAAATTATCCACCGCCCGGCCAAATCCAATAG
- a CDS encoding S1C family serine protease has translation MACLISLGLPGPLSVGAASRETLYQRAVGASVEVLLDGRHNGSGFFVNATGTIVTAAHLFTRSNAVVEVLSPRFGRLPCLLVARDVGHDVALLQTQPPMRQAPALPLASRRPGVGEDLMQLGAPIFRQALWQPGRVAKDAVGYEFYGPRLGYVEVIYLAAMMQGGTSGGPWLDSKGRVVGVQSGSLSMENRPMGMAYLAPVEAVHALLKTRRDAATPDAGVGVDHPWEMDPSYIKQLPANSTGLVVSVLRTNGPAARAGLKLRDFLMTVGERPLFRIPDLLQEIRRRQPGDTLQLRAWRPTEKTNLTFTLTLDCAETVVWQKP, from the coding sequence GTGGCATGCTTAATTTCCCTTGGTCTGCCCGGCCCGCTTTCGGTGGGCGCGGCTTCGCGCGAAACCCTGTACCAGCGGGCCGTGGGTGCCAGTGTGGAAGTGTTGTTGGATGGTCGTCACAACGGCAGTGGTTTTTTCGTCAACGCCACTGGCACCATCGTGACCGCCGCCCACCTATTCACCCGCTCCAATGCCGTTGTGGAAGTGCTTTCACCCCGGTTTGGGCGTTTGCCGTGTCTTTTAGTGGCGCGTGACGTGGGCCACGACGTGGCCCTGCTGCAAACCCAGCCGCCCATGCGTCAGGCCCCCGCTTTGCCGCTGGCCAGCCGCCGGCCCGGCGTGGGTGAGGACTTGATGCAACTGGGAGCGCCCATTTTCCGGCAGGCCCTCTGGCAGCCGGGGCGTGTGGCCAAAGACGCTGTTGGGTATGAGTTTTACGGCCCACGGCTGGGGTACGTGGAAGTCATCTACCTGGCCGCCATGATGCAAGGCGGCACCTCCGGCGGGCCTTGGCTGGATTCCAAGGGACGGGTGGTTGGGGTTCAGTCCGGCTCTCTCTCCATGGAAAACCGGCCGATGGGCATGGCCTACCTTGCCCCGGTGGAGGCGGTGCATGCCCTCCTAAAAACCCGGCGGGACGCGGCCACTCCCGATGCGGGCGTGGGGGTGGACCATCCTTGGGAAATGGACCCCTCCTATATCAAGCAACTGCCAGCCAACTCCACCGGCCTGGTGGTCAGCGTGTTGCGCACCAATGGCCCCGCCGCCAGGGCCGGACTGAAACTTCGGGACTTCCTCATGACCGTCGGGGAACGCCCCTTGTTTCGCATCCCGGACTTGTTGCAGGAAATCCGCCGCCGGCAGCCGGGCGACACCCTCCAACTGCGCGCCTGGCGTCCCACTGAAAAAACGAATTTGACCTTCACCTTGACCCTGGATTGCGCGGAAACGGTGGTCTGGCAGAAACCTTGA
- a CDS encoding universal stress protein, translated as MTTNWHPPGTAVAAPRTKCCHALEWERILVPVDFTPASIDALKYAARLAAEAGSSLVLLHVLDYVRGVDDRNLFYGLDEVGEMASRRLAHLAGLLVPPQVPVRVLVQRGKPAREILATAVAVDCQAIVLSPHTRSWFYRLWDAGVTRRIARQAPCHVLIFQSPHADKTEPSYWDYLADRMVEAGAEVKTPVA; from the coding sequence ATGACAACAAATTGGCATCCCCCCGGGACGGCGGTGGCAGCTCCGCGGACAAAATGTTGTCACGCGTTGGAATGGGAGCGCATTCTGGTGCCGGTGGATTTCACCCCCGCTTCCATAGATGCCCTCAAATACGCCGCTCGCCTGGCTGCCGAGGCGGGTTCCAGCCTGGTGCTCCTGCACGTGCTGGACTACGTGCGCGGGGTGGATGACCGCAATTTGTTTTACGGTTTGGACGAGGTGGGCGAAATGGCCTCACGGCGCCTTGCGCATCTGGCGGGTCTGCTGGTGCCCCCACAGGTCCCGGTGCGGGTGCTGGTGCAGCGCGGCAAACCGGCACGCGAAATCCTGGCCACCGCGGTGGCGGTGGATTGCCAGGCCATTGTGCTCAGCCCTCACACGCGCAGTTGGTTTTACCGCCTCTGGGATGCCGGCGTCACGCGGCGCATTGCGCGCCAGGCGCCTTGTCATGTGTTGATTTTTCAAAGCCCCCACGCGGACAAGACCGAGCCTTCCTATTGGGATTACCTGGCCGACCGCATGGTGGAAGCGGGCGCTGAAGTCAAAACTCCCGTGGCCTGA